From Wolbachia endosymbiont (group A) of Longitarsus flavicornis, the proteins below share one genomic window:
- a CDS encoding ankyrin repeat domain-containing protein, whose protein sequence is MHGEVPNKELNEELRNILDQLESNRGLLDNPGNIKYIISLLEKGANRSTQNNGKTLSDYLDEKLSSILNELESNRGLLDNPNDIQRIMSLLQAGADPNIRNQNGKTLSDYLNEKLFDILNELESNRGLLNDFNYTQYIMFLLETGANSNIRNQNEETLSDYLNEKLFDILNGLESDRSLLDHHNYIIFFLRAGADPNIQNQNEKTLLHYVAERNDTENIRYLLEVIKANPSIRDESGKTPFEYITEYECRQAIEKILFGNSNSEKAPCDNNQTISTESSNCNTEDEDSSCSSSDYLFLEDSLLAKLEVPLTTDEQELIKEFCKDIQKIIARNKQEPEESIEKIVNKYLTEGIRLNSSYSNDNKKGDKETVTNLILEKINNILTDRVKPRDETREYIGRVNDIPEQDDKNKDKDKALNIIESITSKLLLKGGKARQKFLSGNTKLAQNYRSNYINNLSKKCKETESKLISIAYEGIVNRDGQAQKEKLETVEIDNQYFYMKYSQDSIIEPVKILNNKKAKVLNLKVGILQIGESIVRVESIDGKRNYTDILKGSIEMSFTTEVGEISIYLSPSTEGDNKIEVKIGEKSEVKLNELKAKKKSLGENCLLGGKSVLEAIEDKGFKKNGSVPTESIETTKDVPSTDLMQTCPQQIGASVKSR, encoded by the coding sequence ATGCATGGTGAGGTACCAAACAAGGAATTAAATGAAGAATTACGTAACATTTTAGATCAGTTAGAAAGCAATAGAGGTCTATTAGATAATCCCGGTAATATTAAATATATAATTTCTCTTCTAGAAAAAGGAGCTAATCGAAGTACACAAAACAATGGAAAAACTCTGTCAGATTACTTAGATGAAAAATTATCTAGCATTTTAAATGAGTTAGAAAGCAATAGAGGTCTATTAGATAATCCCAATGATATTCAACGTATAATGTCTCTTCTACAAGCAGGAGCTGATCCAAATATACGGAACCAAAATGGAAAAACTCTGTCAGATTATTTAAATGAAAAATTGTTTGACATTTTAAATGAGTTAGAAAGCAATAGAGGTCTATTAAATGATTTCAATTATACTCAATATATAATGTTTCTTCTAGAAACAGGAGCTAATTCAAATATACGGAATCAAAATGAAGAAACTCTGTCAGATTATTTAAATGAAAAATTGTTTGACATTTTAAATGGGTTAGAAAGCGATAGAAGTCTATTAGATCATCACAATTATATAATATTTTTTCTAAGAGCAGGAGCTGATCCAAATATACAGAATCAAAATGAAAAAACTCTGTTACATTACGTTGCTGAACGCAACGATACTGAAAATATAAGGTATCTTTTAGAAGTAATAAAAGCTAATCCAAGTATACGAGATGAAAGTGGAAAGACTCCATTTGAATATATTACTGAATATGAGTGCCGTCAAGCTATTGAGAAAATTCTTTTCGGTAATTCGAATTCAGAAAAAGCACCTTGTGATAATAATCAAACAATTTCTACTGAATCGAGTAATTGTAACACAGAAGACGAGGATTCGAGCTGTAGTTCAAGTGATTATCTTTTTCTAGAAGACTCACTGTTAGCGAAGCTAGAAGTACCATTAACTACAGATGAACAGGAGCTAATTAAAGAGTTTTGTAAGGATATACAAAAGATAATAGCACGAAATAAACAAGAACCTGAAGAAAGTATTGAGAAAATAGTAAATAAGTACTTGACGGAAGGAATAAGGTTAAATTCAAGTTATAGTAATGACAATAAAAAAGGTGATAAAGAAACTGTAACAAATTTGATACTTGAAAAAATAAACAATATTCTTACTGATCGTGTGAAACCACGCGATGAAACCAGAGAGTATATAGGAAGGGTTAATGATATTCCCGAACAAGACGATAAAAATAAAGATAAAGATAAAGCTTTAAACATCATAGAAAGCATCACTAGCAAGTTATTATTAAAAGGTGGGAAAGCAAGACAAAAATTTCTCTCAGGTAATACTAAGCTAGCACAAAATTATCGATCTAATTATATAAATAATCTCTCTAAAAAATGTAAAGAAACTGAAAGCAAGCTAATAAGTATAGCATATGAAGGTATTGTAAACAGAGATGGGCAAGCTCAAAAGGAGAAGCTAGAGACAGTGGAGATAGATAATCAATATTTTTATATGAAATATTCACAAGATAGTATTATTGAACCTGTGAAAATCTTAAACAATAAAAAAGCTAAAGTGTTAAATTTAAAAGTCGGCATACTTCAAATTGGGGAAAGTATAGTAAGAGTTGAAAGCATAGACGGAAAAAGAAATTATACAGATATCTTAAAAGGTAGCATTGAAATGTCTTTTACCACTGAGGTAGGAGAGATTAGTATTTATCTAAGTCCTAGTACGGAAGGTGATAATAAAATAGAGGTAAAGATTGGTGAGAAGAGCGAAGTAAAGCTTAACGAGTTAAAAGCTAAGAAGAAAAGTTTAGGAGAAAACTGTCTTTTGGGAGGAAAAAGTGTTCTGGAAGCTATAGAAGATAAAGGTTTTAAGAAAAATGGTAGTGTGCCTACAGAGTCAATCGAGACTACTAAGGATGTTCCATCTACTGATCTTATGCAAACTTGTCCACAGCAAATTGGCGCAAGTGTTAAAAGCAGATAG
- the uvrB gene encoding excinuclease ABC subunit UvrB, with translation MEFQITTHFQPAGDQPQAIDSLIAGLNSNKRDQVLLGVTGSGKTFTMANVIARTNRPALIMAHNKTLAAQLYEEMKGLFPHNAVEYFISYYDYYQPEAYLPQTDTYIEKDSAINERIEMLRYSTVCSLLERRDTIVVASVSCIYGLGSPESYRSMIISLSVGNKIRINDFLSNLTDLQYKRSDARFERGYFRVRGDIIDIFPSHYENKAWRLSLFGDEVEEIFEIDAITGNVTKDVNKITIFPNSYYITPREVLLQAVELVKKELHERLDYYYSQNKIVEAKRLEQRTNFDIEMMRTIGICKGIENYSRYLYGMEAGDPPPTLFEYLPKDVILFVDESHVTVPQVGAMYSGNEARKKKLIDYGFRLPSAFDNRPLKFEEWEEVRPQTIYISATPGKYELAKTNNVFIEQVIRPTGLTDPICIVKPIESQIDDVIHEAQVTIRKGFCVLITTLTKKMAENLAEYMSELNMRVSYLHSDIGALERIEIICKLRSKEIDVLVGVNLLREGLDIPECGLVAILDADKEGFLRSETSLIQTIGRAARNAEGRVILYADKITGSLDRALRETERRRKKQEEHNILHNIIPQTIIKPISNTLQERAIAEPKVNTNKDDLRKQMIEHAENLEFEEAARIKKLL, from the coding sequence ATTATGGCACACAATAAAACTTTAGCAGCACAGCTTTATGAGGAAATGAAAGGATTGTTTCCTCATAATGCTGTTGAATACTTCATTTCTTATTATGATTATTATCAGCCAGAAGCCTATTTACCACAAACTGATACTTATATCGAAAAAGATTCTGCAATCAACGAAAGAATTGAGATGCTGCGTTATTCCACCGTCTGCTCCCTTTTGGAGCGCAGAGATACGATCGTAGTTGCCAGTGTTTCCTGCATATACGGTCTTGGTTCGCCTGAGAGCTACCGCAGCATGATCATATCGCTTAGTGTTGGAAATAAAATTCGTATTAATGATTTCCTGAGCAACTTAACTGATCTCCAATACAAGCGCTCTGATGCCAGGTTTGAGAGAGGATATTTCAGAGTGCGCGGCGATATTATTGATATATTTCCTTCCCATTATGAAAATAAAGCTTGGCGTTTATCGTTATTTGGCGATGAAGTAGAAGAAATTTTTGAAATTGATGCTATAACGGGCAATGTTACTAAAGACGTAAATAAAATCACCATTTTTCCAAACAGCTATTACATAACCCCGCGTGAGGTTTTGTTGCAGGCAGTTGAACTAGTCAAAAAAGAGCTGCATGAACGCTTGGATTATTACTACTCGCAAAATAAGATTGTTGAAGCAAAGCGCCTCGAGCAACGCACTAATTTTGATATCGAAATGATGAGAACAATAGGAATATGTAAAGGTATTGAAAATTATTCGCGTTATCTCTATGGAATGGAAGCTGGGGATCCACCGCCTACTTTGTTTGAATATTTACCCAAAGACGTAATTTTATTTGTTGATGAGAGTCATGTCACCGTTCCTCAGGTTGGTGCGATGTACAGTGGTAATGAGGCGCGTAAAAAGAAATTGATTGACTATGGCTTCAGGCTCCCTTCCGCTTTTGATAATCGTCCATTAAAATTTGAAGAATGGGAGGAAGTTAGGCCGCAGACTATTTACATTTCAGCCACCCCCGGAAAGTATGAGTTGGCAAAGACCAATAATGTATTTATAGAGCAAGTTATCCGTCCAACAGGGCTTACGGACCCAATCTGCATTGTAAAACCAATAGAGAGTCAAATTGATGATGTAATTCATGAGGCACAAGTGACGATCAGGAAGGGATTTTGTGTTTTAATCACTACATTGACGAAAAAAATGGCTGAAAATTTAGCTGAATATATGAGTGAATTGAATATGAGAGTGAGTTATTTGCATTCTGATATTGGTGCGCTGGAGAGAATAGAAATTATATGTAAATTAAGATCTAAAGAAATCGATGTTTTAGTAGGTGTTAACTTGCTGAGGGAAGGTCTTGATATTCCAGAATGTGGGTTGGTTGCAATTTTGGATGCTGATAAAGAAGGATTTTTACGATCAGAAACTTCATTAATTCAAACGATCGGTCGTGCTGCACGTAATGCTGAAGGCAGAGTAATTTTATATGCAGATAAAATCACTGGTTCTTTAGATCGTGCATTAAGAGAGACCGAAAGAAGAAGAAAAAAACAAGAAGAACATAATATATTGCACAATATTATCCCGCAGACTATAATAAAACCTATATCAAACACCTTACAGGAGAGGGCAATAGCAGAACCGAAAGTAAATACTAATAAGGATGATTTGAGAAAGCAAATGATAGAGCATGCTGAAAATTTAGAGTTTGAAGAAGCAGCAAGAATAAAAAAATTATTGTAA